The following are encoded in a window of Lactobacillus panisapium genomic DNA:
- a CDS encoding thiamine diphosphokinase — MKAIALLGAPKDQWPTDLTALLKQAGQNGEFLIGVDRGSILLRELDLKPDLAVGDFDSLKPQELSQIEQTVADIRYSVPEKDLTDTELMIRYAFEDYGAEFLTLFGSTGGRLDHFMNNLLMVLKPEFSAYTEKIAIVDQQNEIQFYRPGTYTVKKLPGYKYFGVINLTPVQNLNISGAKYHLTGYNSPIPVSFGSNEFLPASETFNLACDQGVLAVIQSKDLDRYQNI, encoded by the coding sequence ATGAAAGCAATAGCGTTATTGGGTGCGCCGAAGGATCAATGGCCAACTGATTTGACGGCACTGTTAAAGCAAGCTGGGCAAAATGGCGAGTTTTTGATTGGCGTTGATCGGGGCAGCATCTTGTTGCGGGAATTGGACTTAAAGCCAGATTTAGCAGTTGGAGATTTTGATTCTTTAAAGCCGCAGGAACTTTCGCAAATAGAGCAAACAGTGGCAGATATCCGCTATTCGGTACCTGAAAAGGATCTGACTGATACTGAATTAATGATTAGATATGCGTTTGAAGATTACGGGGCAGAGTTTTTAACCCTCTTTGGATCGACTGGTGGCCGTCTTGATCATTTTATGAATAACTTACTGATGGTATTAAAACCAGAATTTAGTGCTTATACGGAAAAAATAGCAATCGTCGATCAGCAAAATGAAATTCAATTTTATCGGCCTGGAACTTATACCGTAAAAAAATTACCCGGCTATAAGTATTTTGGTGTTATTAACTTAACGCCTGTTCAAAATTTAAATATCAGTGGGGCAAAGTATCATTTAACTGGTTACAACAGTCCCATACCCGTTTCTTTTGGCTCAAACGAGTTTTTACCGGCAAGTGAGACATTTAATCTGGCTTGTGATCAAGGTGTTTTAGCCGTTATACAGTCAAAAGACCTTGATCGCTACCAAAATATTTAG
- the rpmB gene encoding 50S ribosomal protein L28, which yields MAKDYITGKKTTFGNTRSHSLNSSRRTWKPNLQKVRILVDGKPKRVWVSTKTLKSGKVTRA from the coding sequence ATGGCAAAAGATTATATAACTGGTAAAAAGACCACTTTCGGCAACACGCGTTCACATTCTTTGAATTCATCACGTCGTACCTGGAAGCCAAACCTTCAAAAAGTTCGTATTCTTGTTGATGGTAAACCAAAGCGTGTATGGGTTTCAACTAAGACTTTGAAGTCTGGTAAAGTAACTCGTGCGTAA
- the recG gene encoding ATP-dependent DNA helicase RecG has translation MNTKKLFAPVTDLKGVGTKTAAALGSLGIYSIYDLLFYFPFRYDELQTIPLDQIMDGQKVMLKGIVATEAFVSRFGYKKSRLSFKIRIDHDVVMVNFFNQPWLKDKITIGKEVAVYGKYNASRQSLSGFKFVASKENDSGMAPIYSVNRNIRQKKLVELINLAIEDFLPEVEDIVPESLRNKYRLLSEQQIIVQMHHPKNAREAQLAKRSAIFREFFIFQTELDQLTSQNKHNRGIAKKYDLTEIARLTKELPFELSADQKEVINEIFADIHSTRQMNRLLQGDVGSGKTIVAIYVIYAAITAGFQAALMVPTEILATQHFKKIDELLRPFGVRCALLTGTTKTLERREIYRELTDGTINVVVGTHALIQAKVIFKNLGVVIIDEQHRFGVSQRQTLINKGNVPDVLAMTATPIPRTLALTVYGDTTVSEIRHLPAGRKQIKSSWKTSGQMKEVYQLMREQLAQGFQIYAVTPLITESEALDLKNAEELFEKLSHDFPDQKVVLLHGQMPGNKKEDIMAAFGAGQIDILVTTSVIEVGVDVANANMMVIYNADRFGISQLHQLRGRIGRGSTQSYCIFLADPKTEAGKSRMKIIASTTDGFKLAEEDLKMRGEGDLFGKAQSGLPEFQVGNVVNNYETLVVAQKEAQELIKKDPNLTNSTHKNLQQVLEYKQLQQERT, from the coding sequence ATGAATACAAAGAAGTTGTTTGCTCCTGTCACTGACTTAAAAGGTGTCGGTACAAAAACTGCGGCTGCACTTGGAAGTTTAGGCATTTACAGCATATATGATTTGTTATTTTATTTTCCTTTTCGCTACGATGAACTGCAAACGATACCTCTTGATCAGATCATGGATGGTCAAAAGGTAATGCTGAAAGGAATAGTAGCAACTGAGGCTTTTGTCAGTCGTTTTGGTTATAAAAAAAGCAGACTTAGTTTTAAAATAAGAATTGACCATGATGTTGTCATGGTCAATTTTTTTAATCAACCTTGGTTAAAGGACAAAATTACAATTGGCAAAGAAGTGGCTGTTTATGGCAAGTATAATGCTTCTAGACAAAGCTTATCTGGCTTTAAATTTGTCGCTAGTAAAGAAAATGATAGTGGAATGGCGCCAATTTATTCGGTTAACCGCAATATCCGGCAAAAAAAGCTTGTTGAGTTAATAAATTTAGCTATTGAAGATTTTTTACCTGAAGTTGAGGATATCGTTCCGGAATCATTGAGAAATAAATACAGATTGCTTTCTGAACAACAGATTATCGTTCAGATGCACCATCCTAAGAATGCACGAGAAGCGCAGCTAGCAAAAAGAAGTGCAATTTTTCGTGAATTCTTTATTTTCCAAACAGAATTGGACCAATTAACTAGTCAAAATAAGCACAATCGTGGTATTGCCAAAAAATATGATTTAACTGAAATAGCCCGGCTGACTAAAGAATTGCCATTTGAATTATCTGCTGACCAGAAAGAGGTAATCAATGAAATATTTGCTGATATTCATTCAACTAGACAGATGAACCGTCTTTTACAGGGGGATGTTGGTTCGGGAAAGACAATTGTTGCTATTTATGTCATTTATGCTGCGATTACTGCAGGTTTTCAAGCGGCTCTGATGGTGCCAACGGAAATTTTAGCCACGCAGCATTTTAAAAAAATTGATGAGTTACTCCGACCATTTGGAGTTAGGTGTGCTCTATTAACTGGGACTACCAAAACTTTAGAACGACGGGAAATTTATCGCGAATTAACAGATGGTACAATTAATGTTGTAGTTGGAACTCACGCTTTAATTCAAGCAAAAGTAATCTTTAAGAACTTGGGGGTTGTCATTATTGATGAGCAGCACCGTTTTGGTGTCAGTCAAAGGCAAACTTTAATAAATAAAGGTAATGTACCTGATGTTTTGGCAATGACCGCGACACCGATTCCGAGAACATTAGCCCTAACTGTCTACGGCGATACCACTGTTTCTGAAATACGTCATTTGCCTGCTGGTCGTAAGCAAATAAAGTCTTCTTGGAAAACTAGTGGCCAAATGAAGGAAGTCTATCAATTGATGCGCGAGCAATTGGCGCAGGGCTTCCAGATTTACGCAGTTACACCGTTAATTACCGAATCTGAGGCATTGGATTTAAAAAATGCAGAAGAGCTTTTTGAAAAATTAAGTCACGATTTTCCTGACCAAAAAGTAGTACTTCTTCATGGTCAAATGCCTGGCAACAAAAAAGAGGACATTATGGCTGCCTTTGGGGCAGGTCAAATAGATATCTTAGTGACAACCAGCGTAATTGAAGTAGGGGTTGACGTGGCAAATGCCAATATGATGGTGATCTATAATGCTGATCGCTTTGGTATTAGTCAATTGCACCAACTTCGAGGTCGAATCGGTCGAGGCAGCACACAAAGTTATTGTATTTTTCTGGCTGATCCTAAAACGGAGGCAGGAAAATCACGCATGAAAATCATCGCTTCGACAACGGATGGTTTTAAGCTTGCCGAGGAGGATTTGAAGATGCGTGGTGAAGGAGATTTGTTTGGTAAAGCACAGTCTGGTCTGCCGGAATTCCAGGTCGGCAACGTAGTGAATAATTATGAAACTTTGGTGGTTGCGCAAAAAGAAGCACAGGAATTAATCAAAAAAGATCCAAATTTAACAAATTCTACGCATAAAAATTTACAACAAGTGCTAGAATATAAACAATTACAGCAAGAACGTACTTAG
- a CDS encoding ATP-binding cassette domain-containing protein gives MAKEIIQVKNLKVHYPIRSGFWNRITDYVRAVDDVSITINEGETYGLIGESGSGKSTTGKAIVGVEPVTSGQIIYKDVDITKSKNRKKLDYNKDVQMIFQDSMSSLNPRKRIEDIIAEPIRNFENLTTDQERDRVQELLDIVGMPSDAIYKYPHEFSGGQRQRIGVARAVATNPRLIVADEPTSALDLSVQAQVLNFMKHIQQQYNIAYLFISHDLGVVKHMSENLAIMHRGRLVEIGTREDIYNHPIHIYTKRLLSAIPVVDVEHREEHKKHREEVEQEFQNDQSKWYDKDGRVFPLQQVSGKHWVALPKDELQREELNEKGRD, from the coding sequence ATGGCTAAAGAAATTATTCAAGTTAAAAATTTAAAGGTGCATTACCCAATTAGATCAGGTTTTTGGAACAGAATAACAGATTATGTTCGTGCCGTTGATGACGTAAGTATTACCATTAATGAAGGTGAAACTTATGGCTTAATTGGTGAATCAGGATCGGGTAAATCAACGACAGGTAAGGCAATAGTTGGTGTAGAACCAGTAACTAGTGGTCAAATCATTTATAAAGATGTTGATATTACTAAATCAAAGAATAGAAAAAAGCTTGATTACAACAAAGATGTCCAGATGATTTTCCAAGATTCAATGTCAAGTTTGAATCCTAGAAAACGAATTGAAGACATCATTGCTGAACCAATTCGTAACTTTGAAAATTTGACTACAGATCAAGAACGTGATCGAGTACAAGAATTATTAGATATCGTTGGTATGCCAAGTGATGCTATCTACAAGTACCCACATGAATTTTCAGGTGGTCAGAGACAAAGAATTGGTGTTGCTCGTGCTGTTGCAACAAATCCAAGGCTGATCGTTGCCGATGAACCAACGAGTGCTTTGGACTTGTCGGTTCAGGCGCAAGTTTTGAACTTCATGAAACATATTCAACAGCAGTACAACATTGCATATTTATTTATTTCGCACGACTTAGGTGTTGTTAAGCACATGTCTGAGAACTTGGCAATTATGCACCGTGGACGACTAGTTGAAATTGGTACCCGTGAAGATATCTATAATCATCCAATTCACATTTACACCAAACGTTTACTTTCTGCGATTCCGGTTGTAGATGTTGAGCACCGTGAAGAACATAAGAAGCATCGTGAAGAAGTTGAACAAGAATTTCAGAATGATCAAAGTAAATGGTATGATAAAGACGGTCGTGTCTTCCCACTTCAACAAGTGTCCGGAAAGCACTGGGTTGCATTACCTAAAGATGAACTTCAGCGAGAAGAATTAAACGAAAAGGGGAGAGACTAA
- a CDS encoding ABC transporter ATP-binding protein, with protein sequence MEKQSDLLLDIQHLHTAYRLQGKFYDAADDINITLKRDEILSVVGESGCGKSTIAASIIGLYDHKNTKVTGDILYNELNLVGLNETLFDKIRGNKIGMIFQDPLASLNPLMRVGDQVAETLYYHTDMNEKERHARVIELFNQVGMPKPEETYSMYPFELSGGLRQRIVIAMAIACKPEIIIADEPTTALDVTIQAQILDLLEDIQRQSHSGIILITHDLGVVAETADQVAVMYAGQVVEKADVKTIFEHPLHPYTRSLLNSMPQSEDEDEDLHVIHGTVPSLQNMPREGDRFAARIPWIPASAHEKDPVMHEVEPGHWVRCTCWKTFHFQDAEASGE encoded by the coding sequence TTGGAAAAACAAAGTGATCTCTTGCTAGATATCCAGCATTTGCATACTGCTTACCGATTACAAGGAAAATTTTATGATGCTGCCGATGATATTAATATAACTCTGAAGCGTGATGAAATTTTATCAGTCGTAGGTGAATCTGGCTGTGGTAAGAGTACAATAGCTGCAAGTATAATTGGTCTGTATGACCATAAAAATACAAAAGTAACTGGTGATATTTTATATAATGAATTGAATCTCGTAGGTTTAAATGAAACCTTGTTTGATAAGATTCGTGGTAATAAGATCGGAATGATCTTCCAAGATCCTCTTGCAAGTTTAAACCCATTAATGCGAGTTGGCGATCAAGTTGCCGAAACGCTTTATTATCATACGGATATGAATGAAAAAGAGCGTCATGCTCGGGTAATTGAACTTTTTAATCAAGTTGGTATGCCTAAGCCTGAAGAAACTTATTCAATGTATCCATTTGAGCTTTCAGGTGGTTTGCGTCAACGGATCGTTATTGCGATGGCAATTGCATGTAAGCCAGAAATTATTATTGCTGATGAACCAACTACTGCTTTGGATGTTACTATTCAGGCCCAAATTTTGGACTTGCTAGAAGATATTCAACGTCAGTCACATTCTGGTATTATTTTAATTACTCATGATTTGGGTGTTGTTGCTGAAACTGCTGACCAAGTTGCTGTTATGTATGCTGGTCAAGTAGTTGAAAAAGCCGATGTTAAGACTATTTTTGAGCATCCACTTCACCCTTATACTCGCTCACTTTTAAATTCAATGCCTCAATCTGAAGATGAGGATGAGGATTTACACGTTATTCATGGAACTGTTCCTTCATTGCAAAATATGCCGCGTGAAGGTGATCGTTTTGCGGCTAGAATCCCATGGATTCCAGCAAGTGCGCACGAAAAAGATCCAGTCATGCATGAAGTTGAACCAGGACACTGGGTAAGATGCACGTGCTGGAAGACGTTCCACTTTCAAGATGCTGAAGCAAGTGGGGAGTAA
- the rsgA gene encoding ribosome small subunit-dependent GTPase A, translating to MTKQTEGIIIGLIAGFYDVQTKDQVVRTRARGLFRKTKMKPVVGDRVKIQIDEQGTSYLVEVLPRTNLIGRPALANVDHVLLVMSAVEPDFSLQLLDRYLTFFSWQKVAVSIYLSKSDLIDANRFNEISKSLAYYVKIGYPVYYKWEDLAAKLPLAITSAQIWTLAGQSGAGKSTLINHLKKDLKQKTGAISTSLNRGKHTTRTVQLFKLGEGFLADTPGFSALDFTPIKINELCNYFVEFKKASAKCKFRGCQHLKEPKCEVKKLVEEKQFLQSRYDDYLLMRSEIENGRIPEYLK from the coding sequence ATGACGAAGCAGACTGAAGGAATAATTATTGGCTTAATTGCCGGTTTTTATGATGTTCAAACTAAGGATCAAGTTGTGCGGACACGAGCACGCGGACTTTTTCGGAAAACCAAAATGAAGCCTGTTGTGGGTGATCGCGTCAAAATTCAAATAGATGAGCAAGGAACAAGTTACTTAGTCGAAGTTTTACCACGAACGAATCTGATCGGTCGTCCAGCTCTTGCCAATGTTGATCACGTTTTATTGGTAATGTCGGCAGTTGAGCCTGATTTTTCCTTGCAGCTGCTTGATCGCTATTTAACCTTTTTCTCTTGGCAAAAAGTGGCAGTTAGCATTTACCTTTCAAAAAGTGACCTGATCGATGCAAACAGGTTTAATGAGATTAGTAAAAGCTTAGCTTACTATGTCAAAATTGGTTACCCTGTTTACTACAAATGGGAAGATTTGGCTGCTAAGTTACCCTTAGCCATTACTTCTGCGCAAATCTGGACACTGGCTGGACAATCGGGTGCCGGGAAATCCACCCTAATTAACCACCTGAAAAAAGACCTTAAACAGAAAACAGGAGCAATTTCTACTAGCTTGAATCGGGGTAAGCATACGACTAGAACTGTCCAGTTGTTTAAATTGGGTGAGGGCTTTTTGGCTGATACTCCGGGATTTTCCGCACTTGATTTTACGCCGATTAAAATTAATGAATTATGCAACTATTTTGTTGAATTTAAAAAAGCAAGTGCTAAATGCAAGTTTAGGGGCTGTCAGCATTTAAAAGAGCCTAAATGTGAAGTGAAAAAATTAGTAGAAGAAAAACAATTTTTGCAAAGTCGTTATGATGATTACCTATTAATGCGGTCAGAAATTGAAAATGGTCGCATTCCTGAGTATTTGAAGTAA
- a CDS encoding Asp23/Gls24 family envelope stress response protein translates to MAVKIKTKDGLIDISNGVIAIVVGSAATSNYGVVGMASKNAIRDGFDGILNRANYKRGVVVKSEDNKITVDVYIIVGYGLKISEVSRNVQTSVKFNLKNQLGIDTKAVNVIVQSVKVLDE, encoded by the coding sequence ATGGCTGTTAAAATCAAAACAAAAGATGGCTTGATTGACATTTCTAATGGAGTAATTGCAATTGTCGTTGGTAGTGCAGCTACATCCAATTATGGCGTTGTCGGGATGGCATCAAAGAATGCTATTCGAGACGGTTTTGATGGAATTCTAAATCGAGCAAATTATAAACGTGGTGTTGTTGTTAAGTCAGAAGATAATAAAATTACGGTTGATGTTTATATAATTGTTGGTTACGGACTAAAAATTTCAGAAGTTAGCCGTAACGTACAAACTAGCGTCAAGTTCAATTTGAAGAATCAACTTGGAATTGATACGAAAGCTGTTAATGTCATCGTTCAAAGTGTTAAAGTGCTTGATGAATAA
- the plsX gene encoding phosphate acyltransferase PlsX, translated as MRTIAVDAMGGENAPKAIVQAVLQAKAELTDTKFILFGDQKKIRKLVGSDQDRIEIVATSEIINDEDEPVKAIRTKKDSSLVVAAQFVKQGKADALLSLGNTGSILACGIFIIGRIKGIARPGFMPTLPVKNSDDGFNMIDVGANAKSKPEYLLTWAKMASYYAEKVRGVKNPRVALLNNGSESDKGDDLHQSAYQLLLDSDLNFVGNIEGNELLEGKADVVATDGFTGNAVLKNIEGTSSVLIHLLKDKLLNSGFMVKIGALLIKKALKGLVSKFDVDKYGGAVLLGVDAPVVKTHGRSDQRAVYFTIKQIDKILKENIIGEFRSEFAVKN; from the coding sequence ATGAGAACAATTGCAGTTGATGCAATGGGTGGCGAGAATGCCCCCAAAGCTATTGTCCAAGCCGTTTTGCAAGCAAAGGCTGAATTAACCGACACTAAATTTATTTTATTTGGTGACCAAAAAAAAATCAGAAAACTGGTTGGCTCTGATCAAGATCGGATTGAAATTGTAGCAACATCCGAAATCATTAATGATGAGGATGAACCAGTAAAAGCAATAAGGACTAAAAAAGATTCGTCTTTAGTCGTTGCTGCACAATTTGTGAAGCAAGGCAAAGCAGATGCTTTGTTGTCTTTAGGAAATACGGGTTCAATTCTTGCTTGTGGTATTTTCATTATTGGACGAATTAAAGGTATAGCACGACCAGGGTTTATGCCTACGTTACCGGTTAAAAATTCGGATGATGGCTTTAACATGATTGATGTTGGTGCTAATGCTAAAAGCAAACCTGAATACCTTTTAACTTGGGCTAAAATGGCATCGTATTATGCAGAAAAAGTACGGGGTGTCAAAAATCCGCGCGTTGCCCTTCTTAATAATGGTTCAGAAAGCGATAAGGGAGACGATTTGCATCAATCTGCTTATCAATTGCTACTCGATAGTGACCTTAACTTTGTTGGTAACATTGAAGGCAATGAACTTTTGGAAGGCAAGGCCGATGTAGTTGCAACTGATGGCTTTACTGGAAATGCAGTTTTAAAAAATATTGAAGGCACATCTTCTGTTTTAATCCATTTATTAAAAGATAAGTTGCTAAATAGTGGTTTTATGGTTAAAATTGGAGCTTTATTAATTAAAAAGGCATTGAAGGGATTGGTTTCTAAGTTTGACGTTGATAAATATGGCGGAGCAGTTTTACTTGGAGTTGATGCTCCAGTAGTTAAGACGCATGGCCGTTCAGATCAACGAGCAGTTTACTTTACGATTAAGCAAATTGATAAAATACTAAAAGAAAATATTATCGGAGAATTTAGAAGCGAATTTGCGGTTAAAAACTAA
- the rpe gene encoding ribulose-phosphate 3-epimerase has product MLIAPSILNINNLDLIKDIQVAADAGITRFHIDIMDGHFVPNLSLGPQVVSDFKKAFPDLEAEVHLMSDNPDDLVPAFIKAGADLILLHYEAINEEDLSKWIAFLHASKVKVGLVLNPDTPVSVLAKYSALIDQVLIMTVYPGFGGQKFISESCSKIEEAKKIIGDNVPIEVDGGINDETAQLTKKAGAEIFVAGSYLFCQDSIPQQITKLRQSIDE; this is encoded by the coding sequence ATTTTGATTGCACCTTCGATTTTAAACATTAATAATTTAGATTTGATTAAAGACATCCAAGTTGCTGCAGATGCAGGAATAACTCGCTTTCACATTGATATCATGGATGGCCATTTTGTTCCTAATTTGTCACTTGGACCTCAGGTAGTTAGCGACTTTAAGAAAGCTTTCCCTGATCTGGAAGCAGAAGTCCATCTGATGAGTGATAATCCAGATGATCTTGTTCCAGCATTTATTAAGGCAGGAGCTGATCTTATTCTGCTTCACTATGAAGCAATTAATGAAGAAGATTTAAGCAAATGGATTGCATTTTTGCATGCAAGTAAAGTTAAAGTGGGACTGGTCTTAAACCCTGATACTCCAGTTTCTGTCTTGGCTAAATATAGTGCTTTAATTGATCAAGTTCTGATTATGACCGTATATCCGGGCTTTGGCGGACAAAAGTTTATTTCCGAATCATGTTCTAAGATTGAAGAAGCCAAGAAAATTATTGGCGATAATGTTCCAATCGAAGTAGACGGTGGAATTAATGATGAAACGGCACAGCTAACTAAAAAGGCTGGTGCGGAAATTTTTGTTGCCGGTTCATATCTTTTCTGTCAAGACAGCATACCCCAGCAAATTACTAAATTAAGACAGAGTATTGATGAATGA
- a CDS encoding DAK2 domain-containing protein — protein sequence MVLKEIDSKKFRDMVRVATHRLGRNAEFINSLNVFPVPDGDTGTNMNLTIESGAKAVSENTSTSVGDLTESLAKGMLMGARGNSGVISSQLFRGVYKATQGMKTLNAQELANAFSNGVATAYKAVMKPVEGTILTVARVAAQEGANKANETDDVEEVMKAIVEGAKAALKTTPDLLPVLKQVGVVDSGGQGLLFIYEGFLEGLLGENFADRYQPDEGEMDEMINAMHHQSVQSQLSTQDIANGYCTEIMVDLTADVPNKKTFDLEEFRAHLSQIGDSLLAVSDDEVAKVHIHTEHPGAVFEYGKQFGQLGKIKIDNMRIQHETIVNISEEEQESVDFAVIAVASGNGIRKLFESEGVNRIISGGQTMNPSTQDIIDAIKKSGAKKAIVLPNNGNIVMAAKQAAEVSDIPVGIVPTKTISQGLTAMLSFDADDSLDDNVESMTDALEDVVSGEVTKANRDTTINGVEIHENDYLGIIDGDIQVAETDLINSTIDMVEKMLDEDSEIITIMFGRDSNKEEANQVAEALKNKHDDLEFEIHNGGQPVYNFLISVE from the coding sequence TTGGTTTTAAAGGAAATAGATAGTAAAAAGTTTAGAGATATGGTTCGTGTGGCCACGCATCGACTTGGACGTAACGCAGAGTTTATTAACTCCTTGAACGTTTTCCCAGTTCCGGATGGAGACACTGGTACTAATATGAATTTGACTATTGAAAGCGGCGCGAAAGCTGTTAGTGAAAATACTAGTACAAGTGTTGGCGACTTAACTGAAAGTCTTGCCAAGGGAATGTTAATGGGTGCTCGCGGCAACAGTGGGGTCATTTCTTCACAACTCTTTAGGGGTGTTTATAAAGCTACCCAAGGCATGAAAACTTTAAATGCTCAAGAGCTTGCAAATGCTTTTTCAAATGGTGTTGCAACTGCATACAAGGCTGTTATGAAACCTGTTGAAGGGACTATTCTAACTGTTGCCCGGGTTGCTGCCCAAGAAGGTGCTAATAAGGCCAATGAAACTGACGATGTTGAAGAAGTAATGAAGGCAATTGTAGAGGGGGCAAAAGCTGCTCTTAAGACGACCCCTGATTTATTACCAGTCTTAAAACAAGTTGGGGTGGTTGATTCAGGTGGTCAAGGCTTGCTCTTCATTTATGAAGGTTTCTTAGAAGGTTTATTAGGAGAAAACTTTGCTGATCGTTATCAGCCTGATGAAGGTGAAATGGATGAAATGATTAATGCCATGCACCACCAATCAGTTCAATCCCAACTATCTACTCAAGATATAGCTAATGGTTATTGTACGGAAATCATGGTTGACTTGACTGCTGATGTTCCTAATAAAAAAACTTTTGACCTTGAAGAATTTAGAGCGCACTTGTCACAAATAGGTGATTCTTTATTGGCCGTTTCCGATGATGAAGTTGCTAAAGTCCATATTCATACTGAGCATCCAGGTGCTGTCTTTGAATACGGCAAGCAATTTGGCCAACTAGGTAAAATTAAGATTGACAATATGCGGATTCAGCACGAGACAATCGTTAATATCAGTGAAGAAGAGCAAGAAAGTGTTGATTTTGCTGTAATTGCTGTTGCTTCAGGTAACGGCATTCGTAAGCTGTTTGAAAGCGAAGGAGTCAATAGAATTATTTCTGGTGGTCAGACGATGAACCCATCTACCCAAGACATTATTGACGCAATTAAAAAATCTGGTGCTAAGAAGGCGATTGTTTTACCAAATAATGGCAATATCGTGATGGCCGCTAAGCAGGCTGCTGAAGTAAGTGATATACCTGTTGGCATTGTTCCAACTAAAACTATTTCACAAGGTCTGACTGCAATGCTTTCCTTTGATGCTGATGATTCTCTTGACGATAACGTTGAGAGCATGACAGATGCTTTAGAAGATGTTGTTTCTGGTGAAGTGACTAAGGCGAACCGTGATACGACAATTAATGGTGTAGAGATTCATGAAAATGACTATCTCGGCATCATTGACGGTGACATTCAGGTTGCGGAAACGGATTTGATTAATTCAACGATTGATATGGTTGAAAAAATGCTGGATGAAGATTCCGAAATCATAACAATTATGTTTGGTCGGGATTCTAACAAAGAAGAAGCTAACCAAGTTGCAGAGGCACTTAAGAACAAGCATGACGATCTTGAATTTGAAATTCATAATGGTGGTCAACCTGTCTACAATTTCTTGATTTCTGTTGAATAA
- the acpP gene encoding acyl carrier protein: MTEEEIFTKIRDILADNFEVDKDKITKETNFTNDLDADSIDLVEFILQLEDEFGSEISDEDAEKIKTVGDAVNYIAAHQK, encoded by the coding sequence ATGACCGAAGAAGAAATTTTTACCAAGATTAGAGATATTTTGGCAGACAATTTTGAAGTTGATAAAGATAAAATTACAAAGGAAACCAATTTTACCAATGATTTGGATGCAGATTCAATTGATCTTGTTGAATTCATCTTGCAGCTTGAAGATGAATTTGGCTCAGAAATTTCAGATGAAGATGCTGAGAAAATAAAAACAGTGGGAGATGCGGTTAATTATATTGCAGCTCACCAAAAATAA